Proteins encoded within one genomic window of Prochlorococcus marinus str. MIT 9515:
- the psbN gene encoding photosystem II reaction center protein PsbN: MVGVTKDPTLFLLLGSIGLLLFGSIGYGIYTTVGPSSYKLRDTIKEHARLHELGIAHGHNSQNHNEADHIH, encoded by the coding sequence ATGGTAGGTGTAACTAAAGATCCAACATTATTTTTACTTTTAGGGAGTATTGGATTACTACTTTTCGGTTCAATAGGATATGGAATATATACTACAGTTGGACCATCTTCATACAAGTTAAGAGACACTATTAAAGAACATGCAAGGTTGCATGAACTAGGTATTGCTCATGGGCACAATAGTCAAAACCATAATGAAGCAGATCATATTCATTAA